In Mustela lutreola isolate mMusLut2 chromosome 1, mMusLut2.pri, whole genome shotgun sequence, one genomic interval encodes:
- the LOC131810443 gene encoding olfactory receptor 8K3-like produces MNKQNLTVLTEFILMGITDHPDLQAPFFGLFLIIYTVSVVGNLGMIILTNMDSRLQTTMYFFLRHLAFIDLGYSTAVGPKMLVNLVTNQNTIPYNWCATQLSFFILFIISELFILSAMAYDRYVAICNPLLYTIVMSQRVCWILVAVPYVYSAFLSLIITIKIFMSSFCGHNVIRHFYCDNLPLLTLLCSSSHDIELIILIFSAFNLVSSLLIVLVSYILILMAILRMNSAEGRHKAFSTCGSHLTVVVVLYATLFFMYVQPKSSHSFDTDKIASVFYTLIIPMLNPMIYSLRNKEVKSALHRIWKNLHRLPTWNAT; encoded by the coding sequence atgaacaaacaaaatctaacaGTGCTAACAGAATTCATCCTAATGGGAATCACGGACCATCCGGATCTGCAGGCTCCCTTCTTTGGGCTCTTCCTCATCATCTACACAGTCTCAGTGGTGGGCAACCTGGGCATGATTATCCTTACCAACATGGATTCCAGGCTCCAAACAaccatgtatttctttcttagaCACCTGGCTTTCATTGATCTTGGTTATTCAACTGCTGTGGGACCCAAAATGTTAGTAAATTTGGTAACTAACCAAAATACAATCCCCTACAACTGGTGTGCCACACAGCTGTCTTTCTTCATCTTGTTCATCATCAGTGAGCTTTTCATTCTGTCCGcaatggcctatgaccgctatgtggccatctgtaacccTCTGCTCTACACAATTGTTATGTCACAAAGGGTGTGCTGGATTCTGGTGGCAGTCCCTTATGTCTAcagtgcttttctttctctgataatTACCATAAAGATTTTTATGTCATCCTTCTGTGGCCATAATGTCATTAGACATTTTTACTGTGACAATCTTCCCTTGTTAACTTTGCTTTGCTCAAGCTCACATGATATTGAGTTGATAATACTGATCTTTTCAGCATTTAATTTGGTTTCATCCCTTCTGATAGTGCTAGTGTCTTACATCCTAATCCTTATGGCCATCCTTAGGATGAACTCTGCAGAGGGAAGGCACAAGGCCTTCTCTACCTGTGGTTCTCACCTGACAGTGGTTGTTGTATTATATGCAACACTATTCTTCATGTACGTGCAACCCAAATCCAGTCATTCTTTTGATACTGATAAAATTGCCTCTGTATTTTACACTCTGATAATACCTATGCTGAATCCCATGATCTACAGCTTGAGGAACAAAGAGGTAAAAAGTGCCCTACATAGGATTTGGAAAAATCTGCACAGACTACCTACGTGGAATGCAACATAG